In Pongo abelii isolate AG06213 chromosome 5, NHGRI_mPonAbe1-v2.0_pri, whole genome shotgun sequence, a single genomic region encodes these proteins:
- the LOC100458290 gene encoding HLA class II histocompatibility antigen, DO alpha chain, whose product MALRAVLVLGFHTLMTLLSPQEAGATKADHVGSYGPAFYQSYGASGQFTHEFDGEQLFSVDLKKSEAVWRLPEFGDFARFDPQGGLAGIAAIKAHLDILVERSNRSRAINVSPRVTVLPKSRVELGQPNILICIVDNIFPPVINITWLRNGQTVTEGVAQTSFYSQPDHLFRKFHYLPFVPSVEDVYDCQVEHWGLDAPLLRHWELQVPIPPPDAMETLVCALGLAIGLVGFLVGTVLIIMGTYVSSARR is encoded by the exons ATGGCCCTCAGAGCAGTGCTGGTCCTGGGGTTCCACACCCTGATGACCCTCCTGAGCCCGCAGGAGGCAGGGGCCACCAAGG CTGACCACGTGGGCTCCTACGGACCCGCCTTCTACCAGTCTTACGGCGCCTCGGGCCAGTTCACCCATGAATTTGATGGGGAACAGCTGTTCTCTGTGGACCTGAAGAAAAGCGAGGCCGTGTGGCGTCTGCCTGAGTTTGGCGACTTTGCCCGCTTTGACCCGCAGGGTGGGCTGGCCGGCATCGCCGCAATCAAAGCCCATCTGGACATCCTGGTGGAGCGCTCCAACCGCAGCAGAGCCATCAACG TGTCTCCACGGGTGACCGTGCTCCCCAAGTCTCGGGTGGAGCTGGGCCAGCCCAACATCCTCATCTGCATTGTGGACAACATCTTCCCCCCTGTGATCAATATCACCTGGCTGCGCAACGGCCAAACTGTCACTGAGGGAGTGGCCCAGACCAGCTTCTATTCCCAGCCTGACCATTTGTTCCGCAAGTTCCACTACCTGCCCTTCGTGCCCTCAGTCGAGGACGTCTATGACTGCCAGGTGGAGCACTGGGGCCTGGATGCGCCACTCCTCAGGCATTGGG AGCTCCAGGTGCCTATTCCACCACCAGATGCCATGGAGACCCTGGTCTGTGCCCTGGGCCTGGCCATCGGCCTGGTGGGCTTCCTCGTGGGCACCGTCCTCATCATCATGGGCACATATGTGTCCAGTGCCCGCAG GTAA